In Arthrobacter citreus, a genomic segment contains:
- a CDS encoding acyl-CoA carboxylase subunit epsilon has protein sequence MTAWDLPDPWSRTPEPAAPKPPLFSVLGGNPSAEELAALTAVVMGLDAAAGASTGATPESARRAWNRRRMLSLAPKPGPGSWRRSFR, from the coding sequence GTGACGGCCTGGGACCTGCCGGACCCCTGGAGCCGCACCCCGGAGCCGGCCGCGCCGAAGCCGCCGCTGTTCTCCGTCCTGGGCGGCAATCCGTCAGCCGAGGAACTCGCGGCCCTCACCGCCGTCGTCATGGGTTTGGACGCGGCTGCGGGTGCGTCCACGGGCGCCACGCCGGAGTCGGCGCGCCGGGCCTGGAACCGGCGGCGGATGCTGAGCCTGGCGCCCAAGCCCGGCCCCGGCTCGTGGCGGCGCAGCTTCCGCTAA